One Deltaproteobacteria bacterium genomic window carries:
- a CDS encoding YgiT-type zinc finger protein codes for MSSSRPSSRPSRRATCPTCGAKRVAHVTEDVVLRIGARRQVVEAVPHERCEACGEQIFGLEASRRFDRLLGRRRAGRVA; via the coding sequence ATGTCTTCGTCTCGGCCAAGCTCGCGACCTAGCCGCAGAGCGACATGTCCGACGTGCGGGGCGAAGCGCGTCGCGCACGTGACGGAGGATGTCGTGCTGCGCATCGGCGCGCGGCGGCAGGTGGTGGAAGCCGTGCCGCATGAACGTTGCGAGGCGTGTGGGGAACAGATCTTCGGCCTCGAAGCGAGCCGCCGGTTCGATCGCCTGCTTGGGAGGCGCCGGGCGGGCCGAGTCGCCTGA